One window of the Misgurnus anguillicaudatus chromosome 8, ASM2758022v2, whole genome shotgun sequence genome contains the following:
- the obi1 gene encoding ORC ubiquitin ligase 1, with translation MSQQFQNVTLSLTLPISCQICLGKVRQPVICCNNHVFCNSCIKVWLEKNSQCPTCRVAITAENPCREIIGATADGESSESCSFKRRLRRTRGELLFREYEDEIETLVKENEELKSKTLSLEMQLKTALEPTPVLVPHTETSTVDPNVLEESTNKLKAASDLYRKVKQDLDRLKEANKTLRSQNFDLIQENMRLKAEVDSRSPQKFGRYTVAALESKIHQYERDVAQLKRALERSDKYIEELEAQNQRDRPQSEEGACSGSTASGGTQNVEVERITLMRRSLSNMEETSVCTDLDRERTELPNNHACLLTTSDVGFLGGALTPQKDVTVPTTPSSALRSLSLKSPGVCSDRKLVLKPLTYLRRLTFDDCPSSTSTASVDQNPGPFQVNTGAPFIQKTSMNSNKEVSCGGWMDCGSELPQLDENKEKFNTSLAEDPTGNSEARMDAAYLDKISELDSMMAEGESSSSQVSRLPLASSSSPLPDFDAAQIPELDFCSNLLGDAGTERENGATSPAQVNTNNASASEGNVSFVDFMVEHPGQSTKRKCPTGSSVSSPSKLSKLK, from the exons ATGTCTCAACAATTTCAAAACGTAACTTTGTCTCTGACTCTACCGATATCATGTCAGATCTGTCTGGGAAAG GTGCGTCAGCCCGTCATTTGTTGCAACAACCACGTGTTCTGCAACAGCTGCATTAAAGTTTGGCTGGAGAAGAACAGCCAGTGTCCAACATGCAGGGTAGCCATCACTGCAGAAAACCCCTGTAGAGAAATCATCG GAGCCACAGCTGACGGTGAGTCCAGCGAGAGTTGTTCTTTTAAGAGACGCCTCAGAAGGACTCGAGGAGAGCTGCTTTTCCGTGAATATGAG GATGAAATCGAAACCCTTGTGAAAGAGAACGAGGAGTTGAAAAGCAAAACCCTGAGCCTTGAGATGCAACTTAAGACCGCTTTGGAACCGACCCCCGTCTTGGTTCCTCACACTGAAACCAGCACTGTTGACCCCAATGTTCTGGAGGAGTCGACCAATAAGCTAAAAGCTGCCAGTGACCTCTACAGGAAAGTCAAACAGGATCTCGACAGACTAAAAGAG GCTAACAAGACTCTACGGTCACAGAATTTTGACCTGATCCAAGAAAATATGCGTCTGAAAGCTGAAGTTGACAGCAGATCTCCGCAAAA ATTCGGCAGGTACACAGTTGCGGCTCTCGAATCTAAAATTCATCAGTACGAGCGGGACGTGGCCCAGCTGAAAAGAGCTTTGGAGCGCAGCGATAAGTATATAGAAGAGCTCGAAGCCCAAAACCAGAGGGACAGACCTCAGTCTGAGGAGGGCGCGTGCTCCGGCAGCACCGCATCTGGGGGAACACAAAATGTAGAAGTTGAAAGGATCACCCTGATGCGGAGGAGCCTGAGTAATATGGAGGAGACGTCTGTTTGTACAGACCTGGACCGAGAGCGCACCGAGCTTCCCAACAACCACGCTTGCCTCCTGACAACTTCAGATGTGGGTTTTTTAGGAGGGGCCTTGACTCCTCAGAAAGATGTTACGGTTCCCACTACGCCTTCCTCGGCCCTCAGATCTCTCAGCTTGAAGAGTCCTGGGGTTTGCAGTGACAGAAAGTTGGTTCTCAAACCTTTGACTTACCTGAGAAGACTCACTTTTGATGATTGTCCGAGTTCAACCAGCACAGCCTCGGTCGACCAAAACCCAGGACCCTTCCAAGTCAACACGGGCGCTCCTTTCATTCAGAAAACCTCTATGAACTCCAACAAAGAGGTGTCGTGTGGGGGCTGGATGGACTGCGGTTCTGAGCTACCCCAACTGGATGAAAACAAAGAAAAGTTCAACACATCTTTAGCCGAGGACCCGACGGGCAACAGCGAAGCTCGCATGGACGCGGCGTACCTGGACAAGATCTCCGAGTTGGACTCCATGATGGCTGAGGGCGAGAGCTCCAGCAGCCAGGTCTCTCGCCTTCCCCTAGCATCTTCATCATCGCCCCTGCCAGACTTTGATGCCGCCCAGATACCAGAGCTGGATTTCTGTAGCAACCTCTTAGGTGATGCCGGAACAGAAAGAGAGAACGGGGCCACATCGCCGGCACAGGTGAACACCAACAACGCTTCGGCTTCTGAGGGAAACGTTTCATTTGTTGACTTCATGGTGGAACATCCTGGACAATCCACCAAACGCAAGTGTCCCACAGGATCGTCCGTCTCCAGCCCCTCCAAACTTTCTAAACTAAAGTAG
- the pou4f1 gene encoding POU domain, class 4, transcription factor 1 has translation MMSMNSKQPHFAMHPTLPEHKYTSLHHSSSEAIRRACLQTPQLQSNIFASLDETLLARAEALAAVDIAVSQGKSHPFKPDATYHTMNTVPCSSTSTVPLAHHHHHHHHHHHQNLEPPDLMEHISSPSLALMPSAHEGAGGGGGGGGGGGLISTSAHPHPHSHMHGLTHLSHQAAMNMNSPLTHHGLLPGHHGGAHQGAPGLANNVMSSINDSDTDPRELEAFAERFKQRRIKLGVTQADVGGALANLKIPGVGSLSQSTICRFESLTLSHNNMIALKPILQAWLEEAEGAQREKMSKPDIFNGSEKKRKRTSIAAPEKRSLEAYFAVQPRPSSEKIAAIAEKLDLKKNVVRVWFCNQRQKQKRLKFSAAH, from the exons ATGATGTCCATGAACAGCAAACAGCCTCATTTCGCCATGCATCCCACCTTACCTGAGCACAAATACACAAGTCTTCACCACTCGAGCTCGGAGGCGATCAGGAGAGCCTGTCTACAAACTCCACAG CTGCAGAGCAACATCTTTGCCAGCTTAGACGAAACGCTCCTGGCCCGCGCCGAGGCTTTGGCGGCAGTGGACATCGCCGTGTCCCAGGGTAAGAGTCACCCGTTCAAGCCCGACGCCACGTACCACACGATGAACACCGTGCCATGCTCGTCCACGTCCACCGTGCCACTCGCCCACCACCACCATCaccatcatcaccaccaccaccagaacCTCGAGCCGCCCGACCTCATGGAGCACATCAGCTCGCCGTCGCTGGCCCTGATGCCCAGCGCGCACGAAGGGGCCGGTGGAGGCGGCGGAGGGGGTGGCGGAGGTGGTCTGATCTCCACCTCGGCCCATCCGCACCCGCACTCGCACATGCACGGCTTGACCCACCTGTCCCACCAGGCTGCTATGAACATGAACTCGCCACTCACCCACCACGGGCTCTTGCCGGGCCACCACGGCGGTGCGCATCAGGGCGCGCCGGGACTCGCAAACAATGTAATGTCCTCTATTAACGACTCGGACACGGACCCGAGGGAGCTGGAGGCGTTCGCGGAGCGTTTCAAACAGAGGAGAATCAAACTCGGGGTGACTCAGGCGGATGTGGGGGGCGCGCTGGCGAACCTCAAGATCCCGGGCGTGGGCTCACTGAGCCAAAGTACCATTTGTCGGTTCGAGTCTCTAACTCTGTCTCACAACAACATGATCGCGCTGAAGCCTATCCTTCAGGCGTGGTTGGAGGAGGCCGAGGGCGCGCAGCGTGAAAAAATGAGCAAGCCCGACATTTTCAACGGGAGCGAGAAGAAGCGCAAGCGGACGTCCATAGCGGCTCCGGAGAAAAGATCTCTGGAGGCTTATTTTGCTGTTCAGCCTCGACCGTCGTCGGAGAAAATCGCGGCTATTGCTGAGAAATTGGACCTCAAAAAGAACGTGGTGCGAGTATGGTTTTGCAACCAAAGACAAAAGCAAAAGAGGTTGAAATTTTCTGCAGCTCACTGA